CGCTGATCGTCACGAGAACGTCCCGGACTCCCATACCGTTGTAGAAGCCGTCAATGCTCGAGACCGTGTGCTGGATGATCGAGGTGTGCGATCCCTCCGCCGCCGCGTCATCGACGGCCGTCACCGTTACCGTCTGCGGCGTGCTCCAATTGCCCGTGGTGAAGGTCCGGCTGACCGCCACGCCCGCGCCGCCGCCCAGGTTCACCTGCCCGTCCGGGATCACGCTGACCACCACGCTGGCCACCGGCGGAGTGGTCAGCACGATCGTATAGGTGTCCGAGGTCGGCCCGTTCTCACTGACCGCCGTCGAACCGTCGCTTTCCGCGATCGTCACGCCGGCCGTGTCGTTGTCGGCGATCGTCACCGCCACGTCGGCGATCGCCGCCCCGTGGTAGACCGGATCGACGCTGGCCGCCGAATGACGGATCGTCCCGCTGTGCTGCCCCTCCGCGACCGTATCATCCACCGCCGTTACCGTCACCGTCTGCGGCGTCGACCAGTTAACCATGGTGAAGGTCAGCGTCGTCGTCGCCCCGGTATTGACTCGGGTCTGGTCATCGGCGGTCACCGTCACCGTCACGCTGGCGATCGGCGCCGCCGTCAGCACCACTGTGTACGTATCCGAACTGGGTGCGGTCTCGCTGACCACGGTCGAACTGCCCGACTCGCTGATCTGGATCGTCCCACCGCTGTCGTTGTCCGCGATCGTCGCCACCACGCTGCGTACGCCCAAGCCGTTGTACGCCGGATCCGTGCTGGCGACGGTGTGGCCGATCAGGCCGGTGTGCGAACCTTCCACCGCGGCGTCATCGACCGCGGTCACCGTCACCTCCTGAGGCACGGACCAGTTGAGCGGCGTGAACGTCAGGATCGCCGTCGCTCCGCCGTTCACCGTCGTCTGGCCGTCCGCCGCCGTTACCGTCACCGTCACCTCAGCCACGGGCGGCGCCGTCAACACCACCTCGTAGCTGTCCGACGTCGGGCCCGCCTCGCTGACTTCCGTCGAGCCGTCGCTCTCGGTGATGGCGACGCCCGCTTCGTCATTGTCCGTCACCGTCGCGATCACGTCGCGGATGGCGATGCCGCTGTAAACCGGGTCCATGCTCGATGCCGAGTGGCGGATGGTCGAAGTATGCTCCCCTTCCACCCACGGATCGTTCACCGCGGTCACCGTCACCGTCTGAGCCGTGCCCCAGTTGGCCGTCGTGAAGGTCCGGGTCACCGCCACGCCCGCGCCGCTGCCCAGGTTGACCTCGCCGTCCGGATCGATCGTCACCGTCACGTCGGCCGTCGGTTCGGAGGTCAGCACCACCGTATACGTGTCCGAGGTCGGCCCCTGCTCGTTCACTCCCGTCGAGCCCGCGCTCTCGGTAATCGTCACGCCGGCCGTGTCGTCGTCCGTGATGTGCGCCGTCACCACGGCTGAGTAGCCGTTGTACCCGTTGTCGCCGCTGGTCGCGATCAGGTTGATCAGAACGCTGTGCTCCCCCTCCGCCACGTCGTCATCGACCGCGGTCACCGTCACCGTCTGGGCCACGTTGTAGTTGCCCGTGGTGAAGGTCAGGGTCTTCATGACGCCCGGCCCCTCGCCGATATCGATCTGATCGCTCTCGGGGTAAATCCGCACCGTCACATTCGAACTCGGACCCGTTTCAAGAACCACCTCGAATGAGTCGGATGTGGGACCGGCCTCCGAGACGCTCGTGGAACCATCGGTCTCGGTGATGATCAGCCGGTCAAGCGCCGCCGCCTGACCCGTCCAGAACAGCACCACTGCCAACACCACCGGAAAATGCGAACGCAACGCCCCCCTTCTCCAGCCACCCCAGTTCATACCAGCCATTCCGGGCATTCGCGTCTGCATTGGTCGTCAGCCTACTTTCTCGCTCAGGCTTCCTTCCGACCCTCCATCCCAGGCCACGCCACCGGTTCATGTCGGCGCAAAACGATACACCGTTGTCCTAGAATTCATCGGCCCGTTCCACCGCTCACATAAGATAGATAGATGAGTGCCCCTGCCAGCACACCCCTTGCCACCCGCACGTCCTATAATCAACTCATCTTCAGACGCTCGCACCGCCGCCGGGAATCCATCGAACGCGGCGTGTCGAACCCTTCTCACCGTCCCACGGCAGCCGCTTCTGGCTTCTCACTCTGAATTCTGACCACTGAATTCTCAATTCCTCTTCACTTCCCATGCCACCACGGCGTCTTCTTACGGAACTTCTCGTGGAACTTGTTCTCCAGCCGCCCTTTCTGCTCCAGGTGCACCATGCACGCCCGCATACACCCTCGCCCGTTGCACATCGCTGGGTAGTACGAGTTCGGCGGCACCATCGGGTAGTGCTCGCGGACCCGCTTGAGCACCTCGAACGCCTCGGCAATGGTCACTTTCTTCTCGCCCTTCATGATCTTCTCGCCGTCCGGAATATCCTTCAGGGCGTCCGGCGGCAGGAACGGATTGACCTCGCTCAACCCGCTGGCGTAGGCCATCCAGCACTGCCCCTCATCCAGACGCGACCACTCCAACTCGCGCCCAGCCACCGTCACCTTGACCGTCTCGGTCGCGCTGAGCGCGCCGGGACATTCCTTCACGCACGCCATGCAGCGGTCGCAGATCGGCGGACCGTCATAGATCGGATCGGCCACCAGCGGGGCGTCGGTCAGGCAGAACGCGAACCGCTGACGGGGCCCGAACTGCGGCGTCAGGAAGATCTTGCTGAACCCGATCTCGCCCAGCCCGCTCAGGTACGCAGCGATCCGAAAGTGGAACTGAACGTCCGGCGCGGGCAGGTCGGGCTTGACCGGCCGGGTGTGCGAGACGCGGCCAAACCAGCCGCCGTCGCCGATCTTCTTGTCGCCGGCCAGACCATCGCCCTGGAACGAAATGCACGACCACGGCCCGGTATCGCCGCAGTTGCGAATCCCCGCCGCCTCGTAACCCAAGTCCTCCAGATAGATCATCAGCCCCCGAAGCGCCATCGGGGCCGCGACCTCATTGATGTTGGCGTACCCCAGGGCTGGGTACTGCCAGAAATGGGTGCCCTCCTCCGCCCCGCGATAGACGCCCCGCGGAATCCGGAAAGCCAGTGTTATCAACGCCTTAGCGTCAGGAAAGATGTACCGCGGATCCCACTGTTTCGGAGCCCCCTCAAAGCGATCGAGGCTGGCGATCCCCACCAGATCCGCCCCCGCGCCCCGAGCGGCATCCTTGACCTTCATCGTCAGTTCAGCGTCCATTTCGGCGTCTCCAAGAGGTTTTTTGGAATTTATCTTGTCTTATGTGGCAATATATGCTACATAAGTATAGATAACGTATCAAACGCGGTTCTGGGAGTCAAGGGAAATGGCGGTGGCGGAAGGCCCAAAGCAGATTCAGTCCGTCGAGCGGGCTCTGGAAATCATGGAGCTGCTCGCCAGCTATCCCGAGGGCCTGAAACTGGGGCGGGTCTGCCAGAGCCTGGGGCTGAACCTCTCGACGGGCAGGAACCTGATGCGGACGCTCGAGGCGCGAGGCATGGTCGTCCACGCCGGCAAGGGCCGGCCGTACCTGCTGGGCCCGCGACTTCACCAGCTCTCCCGCAAGTGGATCGACTACCGCCGGCGCGGGGCCACCGCCCGCGACGCCGCCGCCAGGCTTTCCCGCGACATCGGCGAGTACGTGCTCCTGGCTGAACTACGCGGCACCTACACCGTCGCCCTGGTCGAAATCCAGTCCGATCAGCCGCTGAAGGTCGACTTCGGCGAAGGCGTCTACACCGCCCTGCACAAGATGGCCACGGGAAAGGTATTCCTGGCATTCTCACCGCCGGACGTTCGCCAGGAGCTCATCGAAGCCCTCAAACGCCTCGGCGACGCGGACCTCAGCGAGTGGGTGGATGTCGAACACCTCGAACAGGAACTGGAGCAGGTCCGAACCCAGGGCTACGCGGTCAACCTCCAGCCGCAACTGGGAATCGGCTCGATGGCTGCGCCGATACGCGACGCCCACGGCCTGGTCATCGCCGCGATGGGCCTGTCCGCCCCGCTGGTGCGGTTCGACCCGGCGCGGCGAGACGAAGTGCTGGCCAAACTCCGGCAAGCGTGTCAGGAAATCGAAGGAATCTGGAACGGCTGAGGCAGGAAGGGAACACCATGGGCGGCCAAACCGCAATCGAGGTCGGCAACCGCAAGCAGCTCTTCATCGATCGACGGTTCATCGAACGGGAGCACGGCATCACGCTCCGGGTCAATCCGCCGGTGAAGGCCGAGACCATAGCCCTTCGGCCGGAAAAACCCTGGGAGGTCATGCGGACCGGCGATTACACCACGGTGATCGAGGACGGCGGGGTCTACCGGATGTGGTACGACGCCTTCGTCGGGCTTGATCGCTATCAGGAAGTCCCGCGGGCCCTCGCCTACGCCGAGAGCACCGACGGGATCGAATGGAAACGGGTCAACGTCAACCTCTTCGACTGGAGGGGCCACAGAGAGAATAACATCGTGATGCCCGGAGGCGACGGCTGTGTCATGCGCGACCCCAACGGCAAACCGGACGAGCGCTATAAGGCGGTCGTCGCGATCTTCGCCAATTCGTTGTGGCCCGAGTCGCAGGGCGCCCACTGGGACCTCTCGGGCGGAGCCGTCTACCTATGCACCAGCCCGGATGGAATCCGCTGGAAACGAGTGGACCAGCCCGCCTCGCCCATGTTCCACGATTCCCAGAACAACCTGCTGTGGGACGACCGCATCGGACGCTATGTCGCCTACCTCCGCACGCACGAGCGGGGCCGGACGGTGGGACGCATCGAGCTCGATGATCCCACGCAAACCCCATGGCCCTTCCGCAAACCGCCGGCCGACGTCAAACCCAACGAGCATGGCCTCTACCTCTGCGCCACTCACGGCGAGTACGATATCGCCCTGGCCACCGACGAAATGGACCCGCCGGACACCGACGTCCAGACCTGCCCCATCGTCAAATACCCGTGGGCCCAGGACGTCTACCTCGGCCTCTGCGCGCTCTACCGCCACTATTCGGAGACTCAGCCGGGGGTCTTCCGCAACGACGGCCCCAACGACATTCACCTGGTCGTCAGCCGCGACGGCGCGACCTGGACCCGGCCGCAGCGAAAGGCCTACATCGGCCTGGGCCCGCTGGGCGGTTGGGACGCCGGATGCGCCTGGCCCATCCTCGGCATGATCCGCCGCGGCGACGAAATCCTGCAATACTACAGCGGCACCAGCCACACCCACGGCGACTACACCCCGGAAACGGTCGGTCAGGGCGGCGTCCGCGCGGTCAGGCAGCGCCTCGACGGCTTCGTCTCCGCCGACGCCGACTATCACGGCGGCGCGCTGGTCACGCCGCTGCTCCGCTTCGACGGCTCGAAACTGGTGCTGAACGTCGATGCCGGCGCGACCGGCTTCCTCAAGGTCGAAATCCTGGACGAAGCCGACCGGCCGATCGAAGGTTTCTCCCTCAAGGACGCCGTCGAGATCGACCGCAACCAGATCGCCGCCGAGGCGGCCTGGTCCTCCGGCAAGAACGTCGGCCAACTCGCCGGCCGACCGGTGCGGCTGCGGTTCTCCGGCCGCGGATTCCGCCTCTTCGCGTTCCAGTTCGAGCAATCCTGAGCAATTGTGCAAATCCCACGGACAACGTTTGACAACCCGACCGCCCCTCGCTAAGCTGTCATGACAGTTTGCGACGAGGCGACATTTTTGAGCAAGGAGTAAAGCATGGCGCGGTTGACAGCCAAAAAGCTGCACGGAATCTGGGCGGGCGTAACCATGTGCTGGGACGAGCAGTTCCGGTTCGACGAGGAAACCTACGCCAGGAACGTCCAGCGGTGCATCGCCGCCAAGGTCGCCGGCGTCTACACCACGGGCAGCACCGGCGAGTTCTACGCCATCCGCTTCGACGAATTCAAGCGGATGGTCGATATCGTCTCGGACCTCTGCGGCAAGGCCAGAATGCCCCTTCAGATCGGCTGCTGCGCCGATGTGACCTTCAAGACGATCGAGCTGATGGAATACGCCGCCGGCAAGAAGGCCGTCGGAGCCGCCCAGGTCAACATCCCCTACTGGATGGAGCTCGACGACCGCCAGATGCTTGGCTTCTTCAAGGATATCAACGCCGCCTGTCCGGACCTGCCCATCGTCCACTACAACATTCCGCGGGCCAAGCGATTCCTCCTCGGCGGCGACTACCGAAAAGTGATGGAGGTCTGCCCGAGCCTGATCGGCGTCAAGTTCACCTTCGCCGGAACCCACTTCGGCCAACTGCAGGACGCCATGATGGCCACGCCCGATCTCTCCTACTTCGTGGCCGAGAACCTGCTCGTTTCGGCCATGCAGCTCGGGGCCCGCGGCTCGTGCAGTTCGCTCGTGGCGACCAACCCGAAATGGACGCTCAAGATGTACGAGCTCGCCTCACAGCGCAAGTGGGATCAGGCCATCCGCATGCAGCAGCACGCCTCCAGGTTCTTCAACGAGCTCGCGGCCCTCATCGAGGAACGCGGCGAAGGCACCATCGATCCGGTCTTCGACAAGGGCCTGGCCGTGGCCTCCGGATGCCTCCTGGGCCACCAGCGATGCCGAGCGCCCTATACCGGCTGGAGCGACGAGACCGTCAAGATCGTCCGCAAGTGGCTCCAGAAAAATCACCCGGAGTTCCTCTTTCCGGGGTAAAATTGATGCAATCGGGGCTGGCGATAGGAGGGGGCTGCACCACACGGTGCAGCCCTTCTCCATTTTTCCGCAACCGCACTCATAAAAACCCGTTCGCCGTCCCGCGCCGCTACTGCGGCACATTCACCGGACGCGGCTGGACGACCATGTTCCGGTCATACTCCATGGTATAGCTGTACGTCACGACGGTAGCGTTCTCGCCCGTCGAGTTGGCCGGCAGTTCCAGGTCCCACCGCAACACGCCCTTGTCCCTGCCCGTCCGCTGATACTCCCGGTCGCCGCTGAGCTCCGGACCGGTCGAAACCAGCTCAACCTTGATCGTCGAATCCGCCTCGGTATAGGGAATTCGATCCAGCAGCCGCAGCTTGACCGGCTGACCCTTGTAGCTGGCCACCGTGATCCGGTAGTCGTACGTGTCGATCTTGTTGCCGCCCTGCACGCGGGTGGTCTTCTTGACCAACTCGCGCGACGCCTGCACCTGCGAGTCGATGCCGAACCCCGCGGTGAACCGCTCGCCCGTGGTCACCAGCGCCACCTGCCCGCGACCGGCGAACTCGCCGTTGCGGAACATCGAAGCCGGACCGGGCAGCAGCACCGTCTCGCTCTGGTTGAGCAAATCGGCCTGGAGATAGACGTAATCGGTCAGGATCGGCGTCGCCACGAGCGTGAACTCCGCCGGCGCGCTCACCGCGGCGATCGTCACAAGCTGCTGATCCGACCGGCTGGGCAGGCTCAGCCGTCCGGGCAGCCTATAGCTCACGCTCACCCCTTCGACCTGGGCCGTCTCCTCGAGCTGCTGCTGAATGCGCTTCAACTGATAGCCATCCACGTTCAACTCCAGAAGCTGATTGCCCATCGCGATGGCGTTCAGGTCGCTCTCAGCCATTTTGCCCTTGCCCGATTGGGTCTTGCGCGACATCTGAAGCTGACGCGCGTTCTCACCAACATCGCCGCCCAGCCCGGGCACGCCGGGAGCGGCCTGCTGGTTTGGCTCCGCCTGCTGCGGCATCTGGACCGAACTCAGCATCACGTGCAGCGGGTCCAGCGTCGGCGGCGAAGCCACCATGAACGGCTCAGCCGTCGAGAGGCTCAACGCCACGCCCTTCCAGTCCTCGCCGCTGGTCTGATTGACCACCGCGTTGTACTCCACCAGCACGCCGCCCGCCGCCGGATCGCCGCGAAGGTTGTACTGCGGCTGCCAGTTCGCCTCGTTGACCAGGTAGTGCAGCCGCACCTGGGCCGCCGCCTTCTCGTCGGCCGAGATGAACAGCACCGCCTGACGCTCCGTCCGGCCCTGACCGCCCGCCAGTTCCTCGCGCTTCCGCTGAAGGAACCCCAGCTCCTTCTCCAGGTCAGC
Above is a genomic segment from Phycisphaerae bacterium containing:
- a CDS encoding (4Fe-4S)-binding protein; the protein is MDAELTMKVKDAARGAGADLVGIASLDRFEGAPKQWDPRYIFPDAKALITLAFRIPRGVYRGAEEGTHFWQYPALGYANINEVAAPMALRGLMIYLEDLGYEAAGIRNCGDTGPWSCISFQGDGLAGDKKIGDGGWFGRVSHTRPVKPDLPAPDVQFHFRIAAYLSGLGEIGFSKIFLTPQFGPRQRFAFCLTDAPLVADPIYDGPPICDRCMACVKECPGALSATETVKVTVAGRELEWSRLDEGQCWMAYASGLSEVNPFLPPDALKDIPDGEKIMKGEKKVTIAEAFEVLKRVREHYPMVPPNSYYPAMCNGRGCMRACMVHLEQKGRLENKFHEKFRKKTPWWHGK
- a CDS encoding IclR family transcriptional regulator → MAVAEGPKQIQSVERALEIMELLASYPEGLKLGRVCQSLGLNLSTGRNLMRTLEARGMVVHAGKGRPYLLGPRLHQLSRKWIDYRRRGATARDAAARLSRDIGEYVLLAELRGTYTVALVEIQSDQPLKVDFGEGVYTALHKMATGKVFLAFSPPDVRQELIEALKRLGDADLSEWVDVEHLEQELEQVRTQGYAVNLQPQLGIGSMAAPIRDAHGLVIAAMGLSAPLVRFDPARRDEVLAKLRQACQEIEGIWNG
- a CDS encoding glycoside hydrolase family 32 protein, with the protein product MGGQTAIEVGNRKQLFIDRRFIEREHGITLRVNPPVKAETIALRPEKPWEVMRTGDYTTVIEDGGVYRMWYDAFVGLDRYQEVPRALAYAESTDGIEWKRVNVNLFDWRGHRENNIVMPGGDGCVMRDPNGKPDERYKAVVAIFANSLWPESQGAHWDLSGGAVYLCTSPDGIRWKRVDQPASPMFHDSQNNLLWDDRIGRYVAYLRTHERGRTVGRIELDDPTQTPWPFRKPPADVKPNEHGLYLCATHGEYDIALATDEMDPPDTDVQTCPIVKYPWAQDVYLGLCALYRHYSETQPGVFRNDGPNDIHLVVSRDGATWTRPQRKAYIGLGPLGGWDAGCAWPILGMIRRGDEILQYYSGTSHTHGDYTPETVGQGGVRAVRQRLDGFVSADADYHGGALVTPLLRFDGSKLVLNVDAGATGFLKVEILDEADRPIEGFSLKDAVEIDRNQIAAEAAWSSGKNVGQLAGRPVRLRFSGRGFRLFAFQFEQS
- a CDS encoding dihydrodipicolinate synthase family protein — its product is MARLTAKKLHGIWAGVTMCWDEQFRFDEETYARNVQRCIAAKVAGVYTTGSTGEFYAIRFDEFKRMVDIVSDLCGKARMPLQIGCCADVTFKTIELMEYAAGKKAVGAAQVNIPYWMELDDRQMLGFFKDINAACPDLPIVHYNIPRAKRFLLGGDYRKVMEVCPSLIGVKFTFAGTHFGQLQDAMMATPDLSYFVAENLLVSAMQLGARGSCSSLVATNPKWTLKMYELASQRKWDQAIRMQQHASRFFNELAALIEERGEGTIDPVFDKGLAVASGCLLGHQRCRAPYTGWSDETVKIVRKWLQKNHPEFLFPG
- a CDS encoding mucoidy inhibitor MuiA family protein yields the protein MTGSVLQQAVVIFLVLGIPAMAQAQDAADVPSLQGQVTEVTVYRGQTLVTRTIELELQPGYNEFVVTGLPVRIVPESLFAQGSGTATVLSVRYREHAVRQDVREEIRQVDEHIAKVQRDIYHADRDRQNSENVFNFYMALGKWAVDATNVDLNRSIVQADMVRKIADYLEGKSVQWHQNNVRLEDAKADLEKELGFLQRKREELAGGQGRTERQAVLFISADEKAAAQVRLHYLVNEANWQPQYNLRGDPAAGGVLVEYNAVVNQTSGEDWKGVALSLSTAEPFMVASPPTLDPLHVMLSSVQMPQQAEPNQQAAPGVPGLGGDVGENARQLQMSRKTQSGKGKMAESDLNAIAMGNQLLELNVDGYQLKRIQQQLEETAQVEGVSVSYRLPGRLSLPSRSDQQLVTIAAVSAPAEFTLVATPILTDYVYLQADLLNQSETVLLPGPASMFRNGEFAGRGQVALVTTGERFTAGFGIDSQVQASRELVKKTTRVQGGNKIDTYDYRITVASYKGQPVKLRLLDRIPYTEADSTIKVELVSTGPELSGDREYQRTGRDKGVLRWDLELPANSTGENATVVTYSYTMEYDRNMVVQPRPVNVPQ